In Paracoccus aminophilus JCM 7686, one DNA window encodes the following:
- a CDS encoding aspartyl protease family protein, producing MKLSTAVPITLLGVASTVIPSAAADLVLPITFDEYTIPSVSLEIEGEPSALTLDTGSGEGLHLRREVLDRLESVRFTGEMQRSSDMAGKVQENARFVIDELAVQGLTFREIRGVELAPWGITVQEDGQLPETPVLGLGFFEGQRVLIDYPSKELTVFDPSSDFLPNKETGWIEVPFRHSGEGLLLKAEIAGQASDMVLDTGATISFAVADRIASTAEAVPCKSIYASLEQEGCRLIPVKTAFGGQSASFHAFIIEDDSNFEAAGLLGGDFLNQHEVFMDFAGKRMFIRPDQGLND from the coding sequence TTGAAGCTCTCAACTGCCGTTCCGATCACCCTGCTCGGGGTGGCTTCTACGGTCATTCCTTCGGCAGCGGCCGATCTGGTGTTGCCGATCACCTTTGACGAATATACGATCCCCAGCGTGAGCCTCGAGATCGAGGGTGAACCCTCTGCATTGACCTTGGATACCGGGTCAGGAGAGGGGTTGCACCTACGCCGCGAGGTTCTGGATCGGCTTGAAAGCGTTCGCTTCACGGGTGAAATGCAACGATCGAGCGATATGGCTGGCAAGGTTCAGGAAAACGCCCGATTTGTGATTGATGAGCTCGCTGTGCAGGGTCTCACCTTCCGCGAGATCCGTGGCGTCGAGCTGGCCCCATGGGGGATCACCGTGCAAGAGGATGGCCAGCTTCCGGAAACGCCGGTGCTCGGTCTTGGCTTTTTCGAGGGGCAACGCGTCCTGATCGATTATCCTTCCAAAGAGCTGACGGTTTTTGATCCATCGTCCGATTTTCTTCCAAACAAAGAGACCGGTTGGATCGAGGTGCCCTTCCGCCACTCGGGCGAGGGGCTTCTTCTGAAGGCCGAGATCGCGGGCCAAGCCTCGGACATGGTGCTTGATACCGGAGCGACCATTTCCTTCGCGGTTGCTGACCGCATTGCGAGCACCGCAGAGGCCGTGCCATGCAAAAGTATATATGCAAGCCTCGAGCAGGAAGGTTGTCGTCTCATTCCGGTGAAGACGGCGTTTGGCGGGCAATCTGCTTCTTTTCACGCGTTCATCATCGAAGACGATTCCAACTTTGAGGCCGCTGGACTTCTCGGGGGAGATTTTCTCAATCAACATGAAGTGTTTATGGATTTCGCCGGGAAGCGGATGTTCATTCGGCCTGACCAGGGGCTGAATGACTAA